A part of Liolophura sinensis isolate JHLJ2023 chromosome 1, CUHK_Ljap_v2, whole genome shotgun sequence genomic DNA contains:
- the LOC135482088 gene encoding phosphomannomutase 2-like, whose protein sequence is MSGRDTSILCLFDVDGTLTLPRQVITPEMQTFLDKLREKVVLGIVGGSDYAKIKEQLGSENVPSGYDFVFAENGLIAYKDGKLIGQQSMLKFKGEEVLQKVLNFALQYMSQLTLPAKRGTFVEFRTGMINLCPVGRSCSQEERIQFSDYDKEHKVREKFVEALYKAFPDAGLEFAIGGQISIDVYPVGWDKRICLQHLEAEGFKAIHFFGDKTEKGGNDHAIYEDPRTIGHKVTCPEDTIKQLTELLFKD, encoded by the exons GCCGAGACACGTCGATATTGTGCCTGTTTGATGTGGATGGAACCTTAACACTTCCTAGACAG GTGATTACACCTGAAATGCAGACCTTCCTTGATAAACTTCGGGAGAAAGTTGTGCTGGGAATTGTTGGTGGGTCAGATTATGCAAAGATCAAAGAACAGCTCGGCAGTGAAAATG TGCCCAGTGGATATGATTTTGTATTTGCCGAGAATGGACTAATAGCATACAAAGACGGTAAACTTATTGGAcaacag AGCATGTTGAAGTTCAAAGGAGAAGAAGTATTGCAGAAAGTATTAAACTTTGCCCTACAGTACATGTCCCAGTTAACGCTACCTGCAAAGAG AGGTACATTTGTGGAGTTCAGGACTGGTATGATTAACCTGTGTCCTGTAGGCAGAAGCTGCTCTCAGGAGGAAAGGATACAGTTTAGTGATTATGACAAG GAGCACAAAGTCCGAGAGAAGTTTGTGGAGGCTTTGTACAAGGCTTTCCCAGATGCGGGATTAGAGTTTGCCATTGGTGGTCAGATCAGTATAGACGTGTACCCTGTAGGATGGGACAAGCGCATCTGTCTACAGCACCTGGAGGCAGAGGGATTCAAGGCTATTCACTTTTTTGGGGATAAAACAGAAAAG GGTGGAAATGACCATGCTATATATGAAGATCCTCGTACAATAGGCCATAAAGTTACCTGCCCAGAAGATACGATCAAACAGTTAACTGAGTTACTCTTTAAAGATTAA